The genomic DNA GGCAATGTCGAGTTCGCCAATTTCGGGACTATCGCGAAAACCGCCGTCGGTGACGACGCCGACAACACCACGAACCATCAGGCGCGAAACCAGGATGGACCCGGCAGAGGCGGCACGTGCATCCTTGCGGCTGTCCATCACCAGCACGGAGCCAGGCGGGCATTGTTCGACGGCCGCGCGCTGCGGATGATCCGGGTTCTGGAATACGGAAAGCTGGTTTAGATCCTCGCGGGCCGGGATGTAGCGCAGGGTGAAAGCCTGTCCGACCATGTTCTTCGTTTTCTGGGAGAGCGGGCGCACATCCTGGATGAATTGGTTGCGCAAACCGCGCTTGAAGAGCGCCGTGCAGAGCGTAGCGGTGCTGACGCCTTCATATTTCTTGCGCGTCGCGTCCGAGAGAATGTAATCGGTCATGGTTCCTCCAATCAGTAATGGTTGGCCGCAATCGGCACTCAGAAAATGTCAGGCTCGCCGGCGGATTTGCCGAATTCCGTTTTTAGGAAGTCAAAATCGCAACCGTCATTGGCCTGCATGATATGTTTCGAAAACA from Pararhizobium gei includes the following:
- a CDS encoding ribonuclease activity regulator RraA, which produces MTDYILSDATRKKYEGVSTATLCTALFKRGLRNQFIQDVRPLSQKTKNMVGQAFTLRYIPAREDLNQLSVFQNPDHPQRAAVEQCPPGSVLVMDSRKDARAASAGSILVSRLMVRGVVGVVTDGGFRDSPEIGELDIAAYHSRPSAPTNLTLHQALDINKPIGCGDVAVWPGDVVVGDREGVIIVPSGIADEIADEAVEMTAFEDFVIEEVLKGRSIIGLYPPTKDQTKVDFAAWRETTGR